The genomic interval ATGAATTTATTGGAAAGGATATTAAATTAATCATCAAGGATTTTATAAATAATTCCACAGTAAATGAAGATTTAATCAACAGATTTTTAGATGGTGATGAATTTGAGCCCATAGAAATAGAAATCGAGCGTGAAGGTAAGATTTACTTTATGGAGGTTCATCATGCGCCAATCTTTATGGATGGGGAAGTATTTGCCATTCAGGTAATAGCAAGAGATATCACCCAACGTAAAAATGCAGAAAAAGCATTGATAGAAGGAAAAGAGCGATTGTATAATGCTAATATTTATTTAGAGACAATTATAAATGCATCACCATTTGCAATTGTGGATTTATACCCTGATGGGCGCGTGAAATCTCTCTGGAATCCTGCTGCAGAAAATATTTTTGGATGGAGCAAGGATGAAATATTGGGAAAACAACCACCATTCATAAATGAAAAAAATACGGAAAAATACCATCAAATCATGGAAAGAGTACTTTCAGGGGAATCAAAATCTGACATTGAGCTGGAATGCGCTCGGAAAGATGACAAACCAATTTATACCATGATGGCAACAGCACCACTCCCTGATCTTAATGGGAATATACAGGGAATAATGGCTACTTTTGCAGATATTAGTGATATGGTTGCTGCTGAAAACCAAATCAGAGCATCTCTAGAAGAAAAAGAGGTTCTTTTAAGAGAAATCCACCATAGAGTGAAAAATAATCTGCAGATCATCTCCAGTCTTATCAGTCTACAGGCAGGATATATCAAGGAACAAGAAACAATAAGAATGTTCCAGGAAAGCAAGCATAGAATCAGGTCCATGGCCCTTATACATGAGAAACTATACCAGTCGAAGGACCTGGCTTATATTCACTTCGGGGAATACCTAAAAAGTCTGGTGGAGATGTTTTTAAAATTTTACAGTGAAAAGAGCAGTGATGTAAAGGTCAGTTTAAACTGTGCAGATGTTAATCTAGAAATTGACATTGCCATCTCACTGGGACTTATTGTTAATGAATTACTCTCAAATTGTTTAAAACATGCCTTCCCGGGCGCTAGAGAAGGAGAAGTAATAATTAGTCTTTCTAAAGACAATGGGAACTGTTTACTAACTGTTGCTGATAATGGTGTGGGAATACCAGAAAGTGTTGATATTAAAAACACAGAATCACTGGGACTTCAAATTGTGCAAACATTAACCCTGCAACTCAGCGGCACATTGGAACACAAAAACAAAGGTGGAACAGAATTCACAATTTCTTTTCCACTTGGATCATAGAAACTCTCAATGGTTTACTAAAGGGTCTTAAAGGGTGGAGTGATTTTTTTTAAGGATCATGATGGATTTCAATGGGCTTTATAAATTTTTACAGGATTTACGCCGATTTAATTCATTACCAATTAATATTTCATGATTTTTTTGCTTAATTATTTCGCATTTATTAATTTATTATTGATTATTATTAGAATATCAATTATTGGAAAAATTCTACAAGAAAAAGATTAACCAAGGTATTTAAGATATTTTATCCAGTATTAAATCGCTTAAAAATTCTTCTTTCAGATATTTCGGATAAACTGGAAGTCTTTCTCTTAATTGGAATCCTAGTTCTTCTGTAAGACTTTTAAGTTTGTTTAACTCTGGCCAGGGTGCTTCAGGATTTACATAATCCTTAGTAAGGGGAGATACACCACCCCAATCATCTGCTCCTGCCAGTAAAAACATTTGAGCCGTGTCATGGTTAAGATTTGGTGGAACCTGAACACCACACTCTGGAAAAAGAATTTTAGTAACAGCTACAGTTCTAATCATATCTATAAGAGGAGGTTCGGGGTGATTTTCCATTTCAATACCTGGTTTGGGTTTGAAGTTCTGGATGATAATCTCTTGGATATGACCATATTTATCCTGAATTCTCCGGATTTCCAGGAGTGAATCAGCTCTTTCCTCCAGAGTTTCCCCAATACCAATTAAAAGTCCAGTTGTAAAGGGTATTTTAAGCTTTCCGGCGTTTTTAATGGTTTTAATCCTTAATTGAGGATCCTTACCTGGACTTTTTTTATGAGCTATGCTTTCCATCATTCGATTGCTGGAGTTTTCCAGCATCAAACCCAGGGAAGCGTTCACTTCACGCAACATTTTAAGCTCATATTTTTGCAGTATACCAGGGTTACTGTGCGGAAGCAAACCAGTCTCATTCAGCGTCCTTTCACAGAGATAGTAAAGATATTCCAGCATTCCTTCAAATCCCAGATCATCAAGTGCTTCTTTAACTTCAGAAGTTTCATCGGCATGTTCTCCAAAGGTGAATAGGGCTTCCTTGCAATGGTAAGAATCTGCCTGGTGGATGGTGTCCATCACTATATGGGGTTTTAAAAGAATATTAGCATCATAATCTTTGGGGTCCTGGCGAAAGGTGCAGTAGCCACATTCATTCCTACAAATATTGGTTAAGGGCAAAAAAACATTTTTAGAATAGGTTATTTCATTGGTTTCCCGGAGTAAATTGGCCCTTTTCATCATTTCCAGAACATCATTTCCCTGCGCTCTTAACAGGGATATTATTTCATCTCTTGATAACATGTTATCCATAAAATTAATAAAATGAATATTAGTATAATTATTAGCTATTATTAATTTATTTTCAAATACTTCACAGATTTTCAAAAATTAAATATATTTTAAAAGTTTATCTGAAAGTTTTTTTTCCTTAATTTTTTTTCTTTAAAAATCTGCATTTTTTCTTCTGATGTTCTATCCTTCCAGGGCGGAAACAACTAATTCTACAAACAACGGGCCAATGCCACTCTTGTCTTTCCACAGAACTAAAAAAATAGCAATATCATCTGTCAGACCCATACCATAATCTGCATGGCAGTTCATGCTTTGGAAAGATTCTTTAAGCCGGTATATTCCGTATATATCGGTTTCGCCCTGTATAGCTACTTGGGAACGAATCTGCTCATCCATGATGGTAATGATGTCTGCAGTTTCATCAGAGTACATATCCAGTTCCCTGGCACCTAAATCTTTAAATATTTCAGATATGGTTTTTCCTAATTCTTCCGGTTGGATCCTTTTACGTGATCTGCCCCTAACAATCAGAAGTTGTGTGGTGTCCATGGCAGCTTTAGAGCCTTCAAACGCCTCTAATTTTCCCATAATTTCTCCAGCAATCTTACGGGTCTTCAATTAACATCCTCCATTCCGTTAATAATTTCTGCTTTCAGTTCACCCATGGTGGCCACTTTTTCAGCAAAGGCATTGTGTCGGTGTATGCTCTCTTCATTCACCTGTTGAACTGTGATGAGGGTATCATCAGGCAGATGGGAGAACTCCTGCACAATCCTTTTAATCATATTCCGCACACAATCTTCAACGAACATGGGATGTTCATGTGCATTAACCACCACAGCATGCTCATCGGGTCTTTTCAAAAGTTCACAGACATAGGAGCTCATTGAATCTTCAATTATGCGAATAATGTCTTCCCCCCGGATAATCTGCTGGGAAGGCACTTCAATCATAATACTTCCCCGACCCCTCTGGTTGTGAGATGCGAATGTAACAGTTTCCAAGACTTTTTCGGTGGTTTCTTCGTCTAAAAATTCCAGGAGTTTCTGTTTAGAGCCTTCTTTAACAGTTTCCTGTGCACAGGGGCATACAGTCATCCCTACCACTTCTGCTCCGATCATTTTCCGGATGACTATTTCGTCATCATTTCGGTAGCCAATGGCATCAGCCATGATATTGACCATTTCCTGGGTTTTGTGCTTGGTAACTGGTGAATTCTTCATGATCATGAAGTCACTCTTCATACTTACCTCAGCTCTTTTGGCATATTTATGTTTTTCAAGGAGTATGCTGACGATTTCGGCACATAAAGACTCAATTTCAACTGCTGTACCTTCAACAGCTTCTTCTAAGACATCACTTATGGCTTCGGGATTGCGGGACATGTGAATTCCCCTCTGAGTACTGGGCAGATCCACATAGGCATCGAAGGTGGGTATGAGAACAATAGGCCTTTTTTTGTCCCTTTCAATTTTTAAGAGTTTTTTAACCCCTTTGACCCCTACTCTGGTGAGGTGCACGGGGATGGTAGGCAGATTTTCCTGAGTATCGGGTAAACACGGTGGCTCCAACTTTTTCACCCCTGAGTTCTAACATGTAAATCTAATATGTAAAATTTTTTTTTTACTTAATTCTATTTGTCATATACATTAGGGAATATAAAAAGAGTTGTATAATTCTTCTATAATTCTCGTATTTTTTACATTTTTATCTAAAGAATTTATTTGTTAAATTTATCAAAAAATAGATGCTATTGGTGATTATAGGTTACTTGAACAACTTTTTCAGGGATTTTGTGAATTCTATAACATCAACGTCTTTCAAATTAGGTTTCTTTATTACTTGGGCATTATATAAGTCTTCAGCTCGTTTAGCCAGAATTTCTCCCGATTTATCATTTTCAACCACTACTAAAAGACATTTAGCATCAAAATCAATCATTTTACGATTTATATCATTTTTAACATGCTTTATTTTTGTTTTAATGGGTTCAAGTGCGGTTTCAGGAAGGTTGGGGTTGAGAAGTTGCATATCCTCTGCTTTTAAAGGTACTCCTGCCACCACTATTCTCTGGGGATCTACACCCCATCGTGTTAGTATTTTTTTAAAGTTTCCCTTGCTGGTGAGCACTATAAATTGTGATGAAAGTTTTTTAACCTCCTCTTCCACATTTTCTTTCTCCAGAACTTTAAAGTCCGCGAGAATTTGGTCAATTTTATTTCTAATGTCAATCAAGTGATTGCAGAATTCTTCCGCATCTTCCTGGAGAAGTTTATGCTGAGGTCTGCTGGAGTAAATGAATTCTTCAGCTTCAATAATCTTATGTATTATCTCTGCATAGGCAGCAGAGTTAATGGCACCTTCCTGTGGGGGTTTTAGTTTTTCCGTTGAAGTTTTCTGTGATTTACCTGCTTCTCTTAGGAGCGATTGAGCCTGTTTGAACCTGATTTTATTCATAAAATCTCCTCAAGTGCCATTAAAATACTCATAAAAATCTTATAATCTCTGAAATGGATATATTGATGTATTTGTAAATTTTGAATCATTATGATGCTTCCAATAATAATTTTCCATCACTTTTTTTTATTGATAACTTAAATTAATTTAATTCTTTCTAATTTATTGATTTAAAGCTCAATCTTCCCATATTTTATTTTTGAGTGAGATTATAGGTAGATTGAACCAATTTTCCTTTTATTTGGCTAAAATGTGAAATATGGTGAAAATGTGTCCTGAATTTTTTTAAATATCCTTTTAATCTCATCTTTCACTTTAAGTTCCCCTTGAGCTTGCCACCTATCTTCATTGGTAATTTTATCCCTTAATACTTTTATCATTTTCAGGTTAGACCTGGCCATGGCATCATAACAGTAACCACCTTCCAGGACCAGCACCATTTTAGGGGTTAGTTTCTGAAGATGACAGCCTATCCAGGGATAAAAATTATCATCCAAATGTAGGCTGGATAGGGGATCTTCCATGTGTCCGTCGAAACCAACATCTAAAAATGAGAAATCTGCCTTAAATTCAGTGTAAGCGGTTTCTAGAATTTTTTCAAGTATGTAAATGTAATCGCTGGTTTTTGAGCCAGGGGGCATTGGTATGTTTAGATTAAAACCTTTCCCTTCTCCAGAGCCCATTTCTTCTATGAATCCTTCCCCTGGGAAAATAGTGTGCGGGTCTTGATGTATAGAGATGTAGAGGATTTGAGGGTCATGATAGAATATTTCTGCAGTACCATTCCCGTAATGGGCATCAAAATCGAATATGATAAATTTTTTAAGCCCATATCTTTTTCTAACATATTCTAGGGCCACTGCCAGGTTGTTGATTAAGCAGAAGCCCATAGCTCTGTTACCAGTGGCATGATGTCCAGGTGGTCGTGCCAGTGAATAAGCAAAATCATAATCTTGGTTTAAAACAAGTTCTGAAGCTTTAATCGCTCCACCTGCTGCTAATCTTGCAATTTCATAACTTTGAGGCGAGGCAAATGTATCAAAGTCCAGGTAACCTCCACCTTTTTCACTGAATGATTTTAAGTAATTTAAATGGTGGGGGGTGTGCACGCGCAGGATATCTTCACTACTTGCAGGAACCGGCTCTTGGATATCCAGTTTTTCCAGTTCACCTTCCTCTTGAAGGTAGTTCATTATTGATTCCAGGCGTCTCTGATTTTCGGGATGGGTTCCAGTATGGTGTTTTGCGTATTCAGGGGAATAGACTAATGAAATCACACCAAACCCCTCCATTTTTTTGTAAATAGAAATATTACCATAGAAATATTAATTATCTTTTTTTATACCTTCTATTCTAATTTATTTATTCCAAATTTTAATTAGATAATGTTTTTTTATAAAAATATTTATCAAGTAATCTTTTTATAACATTTTACTGGAACTTAAATCTTCTTTCACAATGTTTAGCACGGTTTGAGTGTAGGTTCTTTGAACGTCAGGTTCTTTTAGTAAGCCTTTAATGAACTGGTCCAGTTCGCTGGTATCTTTAAATCTGGCAACAAGTATTGCATCAAATTCTCCTGTAACATCATACATACAGAGGACGTTTTTATGATAAGCAGTTCGGTCCTCCCAGTTTTCAAGCACTCCTCCCTTCACTCTTACTCCAATGATGGTGGTGAGGTTGTAGCCAAGTTTACTGTGATCTATAACTGGGGCAAATTTCTTTATGACACCTTTTTGAGTGAGTTTTTCCATACGATTGTGAATAGTACCAATGGAAACATTCAAACGCTTGGCTATTTTCCTATAAGACATTCTTCCATCTTCATTGAATAAATTAATGATTTTACGGTCTGTATCATCAATTTCCACAATTTCATTCATTTTTTCATCTTCTTTCATCCCAATCACCATATATATAAACATTGTTTACAATTTTTAAGATTATACTGGTAATAAATATACATTTTTCAGTTATGGTTGCAAATAATTTAAATATAAGTTTGTACAAGGTACTATTAGGTGATCAAATGGGTTTGTTAAGCGAGGAAACAATAAAAATGAGGTATATTGAGTTGGTAAAGAAGGGTATGATTGATGATGATGAATGTCGATCCTACACCAAGAAGATTGATATTGAACCGTGCATGGTGAAGAAGGTCCAGAAATTTGAGGACTACTTCGTCCCGGGAACTGTGCTATTAAGCGATAAAGCCAGTTACAAACTACGCATAGAATATCCCATGGAATAAATGTTGCTTTGTGTTTGTTCATAAGATCCTGAATCCAGTAAAGTTGTACATGAAAATTCAAAATTCGTTTCTAACAGATTAAAAATATAATATTATTTTCTTATTTTATATTTATTTCATTATTTTATTATTTTTATAA from Methanobacteriaceae archaeon carries:
- a CDS encoding PAS domain S-box protein; this encodes MSKTIKILILEDVPLDVELMERELKRENISFISRRVETEEEYINKLKEFQPDVILADHSLPYFDGISAMNIAQSMAPDTPFIFVSGQMGEEFAVEMLKKGATDYVLKHNLSKLGHAVKRAIKEADEYIGKKTAQERLAQSEKKYKALFDLSPYYVLVLDPNGIILDINKHLEEDSGLSRDEFIGKDIKLIIKDFINNSTVNEDLINRFLDGDEFEPIEIEIEREGKIYFMEVHHAPIFMDGEVFAIQVIARDITQRKNAEKALIEGKERLYNANIYLETIINASPFAIVDLYPDGRVKSLWNPAAENIFGWSKDEILGKQPPFINEKNTEKYHQIMERVLSGESKSDIELECARKDDKPIYTMMATAPLPDLNGNIQGIMATFADISDMVAAENQIRASLEEKEVLLREIHHRVKNNLQIISSLISLQAGYIKEQETIRMFQESKHRIRSMALIHEKLYQSKDLAYIHFGEYLKSLVEMFLKFYSEKSSDVKVSLNCADVNLEIDIAISLGLIVNELLSNCLKHAFPGAREGEVIISLSKDNGNCLLTVADNGVGIPESVDIKNTESLGLQIVQTLTLQLSGTLEHKNKGGTEFTISFPLGS
- the cofG gene encoding 7,8-didemethyl-8-hydroxy-5-deazariboflavin synthase CofG; its protein translation is MLSRDEIISLLRAQGNDVLEMMKRANLLRETNEITYSKNVFLPLTNICRNECGYCTFRQDPKDYDANILLKPHIVMDTIHQADSYHCKEALFTFGEHADETSEVKEALDDLGFEGMLEYLYYLCERTLNETGLLPHSNPGILQKYELKMLREVNASLGLMLENSSNRMMESIAHKKSPGKDPQLRIKTIKNAGKLKIPFTTGLLIGIGETLEERADSLLEIRRIQDKYGHIQEIIIQNFKPKPGIEMENHPEPPLIDMIRTVAVTKILFPECGVQVPPNLNHDTAQMFLLAGADDWGGVSPLTKDYVNPEAPWPELNKLKSLTEELGFQLRERLPVYPKYLKEEFLSDLILDKIS
- a CDS encoding DUF2120 domain-containing protein is translated as MKTRKIAGEIMGKLEAFEGSKAAMDTTQLLIVRGRSRKRIQPEELGKTISEIFKDLGARELDMYSDETADIITIMDEQIRSQVAIQGETDIYGIYRLKESFQSMNCHADYGMGLTDDIAIFLVLWKDKSGIGPLFVELVVSALEG
- a CDS encoding GTP cyclohydrolase I FolE2, producing MEPPCLPDTQENLPTIPVHLTRVGVKGVKKLLKIERDKKRPIVLIPTFDAYVDLPSTQRGIHMSRNPEAISDVLEEAVEGTAVEIESLCAEIVSILLEKHKYAKRAEVSMKSDFMIMKNSPVTKHKTQEMVNIMADAIGYRNDDEIVIRKMIGAEVVGMTVCPCAQETVKEGSKQKLLEFLDEETTEKVLETVTFASHNQRGRGSIMIEVPSQQIIRGEDIIRIIEDSMSSYVCELLKRPDEHAVVVNAHEHPMFVEDCVRNMIKRIVQEFSHLPDDTLITVQQVNEESIHRHNAFAEKVATMGELKAEIINGMEDVN
- a CDS encoding DUF2100 domain-containing protein codes for the protein MNKIRFKQAQSLLREAGKSQKTSTEKLKPPQEGAINSAAYAEIIHKIIEAEEFIYSSRPQHKLLQEDAEEFCNHLIDIRNKIDQILADFKVLEKENVEEEVKKLSSQFIVLTSKGNFKKILTRWGVDPQRIVVAGVPLKAEDMQLLNPNLPETALEPIKTKIKHVKNDINRKMIDFDAKCLLVVVENDKSGEILAKRAEDLYNAQVIKKPNLKDVDVIEFTKSLKKLFK
- a CDS encoding histone deacetylase codes for the protein MISLVYSPEYAKHHTGTHPENQRRLESIMNYLQEEGELEKLDIQEPVPASSEDILRVHTPHHLNYLKSFSEKGGGYLDFDTFASPQSYEIARLAAGGAIKASELVLNQDYDFAYSLARPPGHHATGNRAMGFCLINNLAVALEYVRKRYGLKKFIIFDFDAHYGNGTAEIFYHDPQILYISIHQDPHTIFPGEGFIEEMGSGEGKGFNLNIPMPPGSKTSDYIYILEKILETAYTEFKADFSFLDVGFDGHMEDPLSSLHLDDNFYPWIGCHLQKLTPKMVLVLEGGYCYDAMARSNLKMIKVLRDKITNEDRWQAQGELKVKDEIKRIFKKIQDTFSPYFTF
- a CDS encoding Lrp/AsnC family transcriptional regulator, yielding MKEDEKMNEIVEIDDTDRKIINLFNEDGRMSYRKIAKRLNVSIGTIHNRMEKLTQKGVIKKFAPVIDHSKLGYNLTTIIGVRVKGGVLENWEDRTAYHKNVLCMYDVTGEFDAILVARFKDTSELDQFIKGLLKEPDVQRTYTQTVLNIVKEDLSSSKML